DNA from Eucalyptus grandis isolate ANBG69807.140 chromosome 5, ASM1654582v1, whole genome shotgun sequence:
tccatccgTTACCGCTTTTACAGCGACCGACAGCATCAGTTTCCCAAGTTCAAGATAATTTAAAGAAGTGAACTTCATCTGTGTTACAACCTATACCCCAAGAACACACCTTTCGCATTCTATTCGCTATCTCACccacaaaacaacaacaaaaaacttTGCCCGGAAACGTTTTTCTCGGCTTCTCTTCGAAGCAACCCAAAAACCCAAACCGACCGAGGCTAACTGTAAAAAAAACCATGGTGCAAGCACTCGCCAGACAAGACCGAAAGCTCTCGACCAATGGGACGAATGGGAGAGACGTACTTGGCCCAGACCTCGAACAAGTTCCCATACACATTCTCGCCCAGAAACGGCGAGAGCCGAGCCGGCCAGCCAGatcagaaaagccaaaaattaataaaaaataaaaatattattaaaaatagtgcaacggccaaaattgactgggtaaattgaattgatagaaagtgaattagtaaaattgaattaataaaaatagaatagatttaggatttttgaataatttcctTGGAGTCGCCGGGCTGTCTTTTTGTAAAGTTTTTGTCTTGGTTAGCTCTggtgtcccttttttttttggtaaaggtaagagaTATATTAGCTATTGCAAATTGCAAGACAATAGTACAGCAAGGGGGACCCCGGCACCACCTTGCACTCAGAGAGAAAGTCGCAATGAGTGGAGGGGTGCCAGGGGTGGGGGGAGGGGGGGAGAGAAAAAGCTGCGAAAAAGATACATAGCAAGGGGAACACAAGCAGCGAAGAGCACACAGACAACTGCGGCCTCAATTAAATAAGGAAGGGTGAAGGCCCCAACTCAATTGAAGACTCCTATTAGCGGGAGTATCTGGGATCTTGTCAAAAGTATAAGCCTTGTCTTTGATAGCTTTACGGAGGTGCTCTTTTAGCGCCGGGAAAGATAACCTTTGATTGCGAAATAGGATGTTATTCATCTCCTTCCAAATAAGATAACATAAGGCCCCAAAGGCAAAGCGAGCGAGGGAATGGTGAAAGGTAGCATCCGACAGGTGATCAATAACCCATTGGAGATTATCTTTCGCAGATTGATTACGCCAAGAAAGATTACAATTGGCCGCCCAAAAGGAGGCAAGGATGCTAGTAATAGGGCAATCAAAGAAAAGGTGGTCCACCGAATCCGGCCTAGCTGAGCAAAATGCACAAGAAGCATTCGGTATTCTGATATAAGCTAGCAACAAAACCTGGGTAGGCAAGCGATTGCGAGCTATCAACCAAAGGTGGGATTGGTATCGAGGAATAAGGGAAGAGTTCCACACAAGTCTTGACCAGGAAACCGTATGACCCCTCGGCCTTAGAAGGCTCCAAGCCGAAGCAGTAGAGAAAACTCCTGAAGCATGGCCAGTCCAAAGGAGGTGGTCATTAGTCTCATTGAGGCTCGGTAGAGGATCATCCCAATTCACAATGGTGGTTACAACAGTAGAGGGTAGCGGCAATGCTGTTAAGGCAGGCTCTGGTGTCCCTTTCTGGTTTATTCTTTATGAAAATTAGTTGACAAGATCAACAAGCATCATATTGGATGGCTGTGCACGCATTGACTAAAAGGCCATTGTTTTTCTGTCATACGTTCGCACGTCTCCTGGATGGCCATAACTAACATCTACTTGTCGGTTCTGCGTGGACTCGGTCCTTTAATATTCAGATTCCTCGATTTCACTCCGGGGAAGGAACATGGCCGCATATGATCAAGCATGTGGAAGTTCAAAGCAAGAgttaaagttttattttttaacccATTCAGTCCCTCATTCGTTTCTCATATATTTCAAGCCATCGCTTCGTCTATAATCTCTCTCGGTCGAGCAGTCGTTCGACCTGTCCTGGCCTAGAGGCGAATGGCTCACGCGTCaccttctcttttctcccctcATCGTGCAGAGCACGCGCAAACTCCGCAAACTCCACCCTTGGCGATGGTCGCACCGCTCTCGCCAATTCAACTTTCGAGAGATTCCGATTTGCTCGAAAGGAGATCGAGACACGAGCCATCCAAATTCATCACCGTCGCGAGGTCACCCTAGCGTTGACTTCGAGAAATGACGTTCACCATACGCTGAGATCATACTCTCCGGGCGAGAAAGCAAAGCAATTGTATGAATGCGTCAACGAGAAGAACCTGGAGGCGCTAGATGAGATCATCTCAGAAGATTGTTGCTTTGAGGACTTCTCCTTCCCCACACCATTCAATGGAAAAAAGGTTTCGTATGTACTAGCTAGCTAGCGGCAGGATCCGCAACTCCACGCGTGCTCCCTTCAGTGCATCGACAAATCGAGATCGTTGACTACAGCTTCATCTCCAAAAATCGACGATTGTGATTTATCGAAGCATTGAAGGCAGTAAGCGCGGTGCGGGCTAAAGGATCTAGGATCTAAGTCTTGAATTGTTGTTCTTGTTTAGTGCTCCTTCTTTCGAGACACCTAAGGCAAAGTTAACACAGGAAATCTTGCTCTTCTTTGCGCAACTCACTTCAAACATGGGCAAGAATGTTAGATTCAACCTCAACAATGTCGGCGAAGATGAGAACTCGGCATGGGTGAATTGGCACCTAGGTACCCATTCTGCCTCGGCTTCCCGCATTTACCTGCACAATTCTAAACTGTCTAACTTCAAGAGGTCTCCGATTTGTCGCTGCAGAATGGAAAGGAAAGGAGATACCTTTTACAAGAGGCTGCAGCTTCTATGAATGCTCAAAAGACGGAGAGAGGCTGGTCATCAGGTGACAATTATACATCTTCAACGAAATCTCTTGCATACATGCATATGGAACAGTAACAATATGATAGATACTGGACTGTTGCGTGCAGGAAAGCTCAAGTCTTTGTCGAGTCGCCAATCAAACCAGGAGGCGCAGTGCTGGTAATTATACTGAAGCAAACTAAAAAACATTCTTCAATCTCAATTCCACACAATATCTCCCTACCCGAACATCTAACATCCACCTCCAAAAGTACTGATTAACTGTTTTATTTCCTCATCCGGAGAACAGACTTTGTTGAAGACAATCACATTGTCATTTGATGATTTTCCAACAGCGACTGAAAGTGCGTAACATTCATTAAGCTCCAAAATTCTTTGTACATAAAACTATCAGGACGGATCACTCATGCAGCATGCGTCTCATGCAGGGTTCCTAAAGAGTCCTGGTGCAATCGTGCAATGGGCAATGCGTATGCACAACATGTTCCTGGCACCATTTATTAGCACCCTACCAGCAAGCAACATAAACTCCTGGAAATTCATGGCCCAAAGGCTCGGCTATGCACACGGCATGATTATCTTCattctcaaacttttctttaaataacCAGACATCAATGCCACATCGAAGATCGCCCACTCGTCAGTCATCATTTTCATCCCGGCTATTCCATGTTTCAAACAGGGAGAGAAGCACCAGCGGTCCAAGCACGGGCGGCATCGGCGGCGGCCTGCTGAAGGCCACAATGGGTTCAGTCTTTTCGTGGGGATCCGGGATTTCCGAGTCTCTCTTCCCTTGTTTCAGCGGCATCGAACTTGTCAAGATACCTGATTTATCGAATTATTGTTATTGCCAAGATAGCGAGGTCATACcgagggaaaaaaggaaacaagGAATCCATGTATTACCCCATGATCCTTTAATGCAGTTGATTTGCTTTAGCGCGCTCTTCGCCGGCGAAAGCAGAGCCGGTCCGTGCATGTACGCTCGTTCGATGGTGACGACGACGAGGATCGGCGTCTCCAAAACGATCCTAGCAATCCTGCCGTGCACACATACAGTAGAAAAAACACTGGAACAACTGCATAACCAACCGACAAAAGAACCGAAATCATTCACGGAACGAGAATCGAGAAATGATAATGAACAATCCTTGCTTTGGCTGGTCGACTCCGTCGAACGGTGCGCGAGCTTTCCCCGGCCACGCCCCTAAACCCTAAATCTTCATCCAAACGTAACGTTCCGATGCGTTCCAGGAGAATCTCTCTCGATTTCACGAGCACGAATGAAACGCTCGATGAAACTTTTTCCATGGCACGTGAGAAAACGAAGGAAAGCCGTTCGATCGGCGATCTCAAGCGGAGCTCCGTGCGAATCGTGCGTACCTGATTCGGGTTGGCGTTGATCAGCAGcgaaggcggaggaggagggagcGAGAGGACGACAGCGCAAGCTTTCAGTTTCCCGGTCGATGggagagaaggaaggaaggaaaagttCGGGAGAGTTTTTACATTCGATTCTCCGCCACGTGGCGCTCGGGAGACCCGGCTCCTCGTTCGTTTGAGGGGTGGTGTCGCGGTTTTGTACTcgggtaaaaaagaaaagctcggATAATGCTAGGTTATTATTTGCTGGGGCGAGCACGGCTTCGAGGGGGTCGGTCGGGTTCCTGATTCTAAGCAAAGGGATTCTGGTTCCAGTATTTCGTTTTTTGAAATTGGAAATGGCAACCGGATCGGGATTCCTAaacttagatatgatttcttcaATCTTCATTTTTTACGTTTCTCTCCTCGACACTTTCTCCTCTCTGCGATGCTAAGACAACCCCGACGATCCTCGCCGCCCTTGACGCCGCCGTCACTACTCATGACGTcaccgccgacgccgccgctgctccgTTTGACGACACTGTCGACTCTTGCCCTCTCAGTCTTCTTCTACTCTCCATCCTCCCGCTTCTCTCGCCGGTTCTTACATTGCCACATTGCGAGCCATCGGGAGACAACGGCGGGGAAGTAGGCTTCCACTTACACGTCTAGGATTGCCACTGACATTCCGCTTTACGAATCTCCTGAGGTTTGTCtgtccgtctctctctctctctctctctttctttctaggGCTATTTGGGGGTTgcttttgttggaattttgtttgttaaaacaaaatga
Protein-coding regions in this window:
- the LOC104443839 gene encoding uncharacterized protein LOC104443839 codes for the protein MVVTTVEGSGNAVKAGSGVPFCRSTCPGLEANGSRVTFSFLPSSCRARANSANSTLGDGRTALANSTFERFRFARKEIETRAIQIHHRREVTLALTSRNDVHHTLRSYSPGEKAKQLYECVNEKNLEALDEIISEDCCFEDFSFPTPFNGKKEILLFFAQLTSNMGKNVRFNLNNVGEDENSAWVNWHLEWKGKEIPFTRGCSFYECSKDGERLVIRKAQVFVESPIKPGGAVLTLLKTITLSFDDFPTATERFLKSPGAIVQWAMRMHNMFLAPFISTLPASNINSWKFMAQRLGYAHGMIIFILKLFFK